A portion of the Bulleidia sp. zg-1006 genome contains these proteins:
- a CDS encoding Na/Pi cotransporter family protein codes for MNLSSLRWDVILGGFGLFLFGIGFMGDGLKAVAGDKLRDYINKYTTNPFSALIIGILITIIMQSSSASTAITIGLVRAGLMTLPQAAGIIMGANIGTTFTSLLISLNIDNYVLYFVFLGAMIVSFGKKAKVKSLGTIIMGFGLIFYGLNAMGSALSAIKDLPEFAQFAKDMATNPFLGLFAGTVMTGAVQASSATIGIVQKLYAAGALEFIAVLPFVFGANIGTTVTGILACIGGSTAAKRTAGIHILFNIIGTTVGMIFLRPYTNFIVWLSGIFGITGMAQIAVAHMVFNTTATIVFFPFMNQFCDLIRKILPGEEPKRIEINIDELDSNLAVNTIPSVAIDSAKTAIVKMASVVDQDNQDIKGYLNKPGNDEDYENLMTGEDTVNKLDKKITEFLIAISKNQQLTPSDQTELRRGLEITKNLERIGDLGINLVEFFNMVREDKTTFSPAAIVDMNTMFDELNEMMKLCIRVYEERDELVYHELMGKENEMDETEYAARQGHFTRMANGECTSSIASSVYVDILGTIERMGDHACNIARSAILDYIDQDEPDFEKH; via the coding sequence ATGAATCTAAGTAGTTTGCGATGGGATGTGATTTTAGGAGGGTTCGGTTTATTCCTCTTTGGTATTGGTTTTATGGGGGATGGTCTAAAAGCCGTTGCCGGTGATAAATTAAGAGATTACATCAATAAATACACCACCAACCCGTTTTCCGCTTTGATTATTGGTATTTTAATTACAATTATTATGCAGTCATCTTCGGCTTCAACCGCCATTACAATTGGTTTGGTGCGAGCCGGTTTGATGACTTTACCACAAGCTGCCGGCATCATTATGGGCGCTAATATTGGAACGACTTTTACCTCTTTATTAATTTCTTTGAATATTGATAACTATGTTTTATATTTTGTATTCTTGGGGGCAATGATTGTTAGTTTTGGTAAGAAAGCAAAAGTCAAGTCTCTTGGTACGATTATAATGGGCTTTGGTTTAATCTTCTATGGATTAAACGCAATGGGTTCAGCTTTAAGTGCCATCAAGGATTTACCGGAATTTGCTCAATTTGCGAAGGATATGGCAACTAATCCATTCTTAGGCTTATTTGCAGGTACGGTAATGACGGGAGCTGTACAGGCTTCTTCGGCAACGATTGGTATTGTGCAGAAATTATATGCGGCCGGGGCTTTGGAATTCATTGCGGTTTTACCATTTGTATTTGGGGCAAATATCGGGACAACTGTAACGGGTATCTTGGCTTGTATTGGTGGTAGTACAGCCGCCAAACGAACAGCCGGTATCCATATCTTATTCAATATCATAGGAACAACCGTAGGAATGATTTTCTTGCGTCCATATACCAACTTTATTGTTTGGCTATCAGGAATATTTGGTATTACGGGTATGGCGCAAATAGCGGTAGCGCATATGGTGTTTAATACAACCGCAACCATTGTTTTCTTCCCATTCATGAACCAATTCTGTGATTTAATTCGTAAAATTCTTCCCGGTGAAGAACCAAAACGTATTGAAATCAATATTGATGAATTAGATAGTAACTTAGCGGTGAACACCATTCCTTCTGTAGCGATTGACTCAGCTAAGACAGCAATCGTGAAGATGGCTTCAGTGGTGGATCAAGATAATCAAGATATTAAAGGGTATCTAAATAAACCGGGAAATGATGAAGATTATGAAAACCTAATGACCGGTGAAGATACAGTGAATAAATTGGATAAGAAGATTACCGAATTCTTAATTGCGATTTCTAAAAATCAACAATTAACACCATCGGATCAAACAGAATTGCGTCGTGGTTTAGAAATTACGAAGAACTTGGAACGTATTGGTGACTTAGGTATTAATTTAGTGGAATTCTTTAATATGGTTCGTGAGGATAAGACCACTTTCTCACCAGCAGCGATTGTGGATATGAACACCATGTTTGATGAATTAAATGAAATGATGAAGCTGTGTATTCGAGTGTATGAAGAACGGGATGAATTGGTTTATCATGAATTAATGGGAAAAGAAAATGAGATGGATGAAACAGAGTACGCCGCTCGTCAGGGTCACTTCACACGGATGGCTAATGGTGAGTGTACATCCTCGATTGCCTCTTCGGTGTATGTGGATATACTGGGAACGATTGAGCGTATGGGTGACCATGCTTGTAATATTGCTCGTTCAGCTATCTTGGATTATATTGATCAGGATGAACCTGACTTTGAAAAGCACTAA
- a CDS encoding TIGR02206 family membrane protein, whose protein sequence is MDQFFSTQGTASAFVPPMWVYVSAIIVMALEMVFCLKYHDKAWLKKFFWLFQLIQLVILYGFYMVQRISISISLPLYHCRAAMFSLMFMKDSKLKKMFAVIGIFGGLLAIFIPIMDKYAWPHVTLVSFYWGHFALFGNSLLYLLETKKKLSLKEIIGINLLIDVFLALVNELTNGNYGFLRETPLIAGWSFLARLVCVTLFFCLVTYGIQKLTDYLQTRVSV, encoded by the coding sequence ATGGATCAATTTTTTAGTACGCAAGGAACAGCGAGTGCTTTTGTGCCCCCAATGTGGGTATATGTTTCAGCTATTATTGTGATGGCTTTAGAAATGGTTTTTTGTTTGAAATATCACGATAAAGCATGGCTGAAGAAGTTCTTTTGGCTTTTTCAGCTTATTCAACTAGTCATCCTTTATGGTTTTTACATGGTTCAAAGAATTTCAATTTCAATTAGTTTGCCTTTATACCATTGTCGAGCCGCCATGTTTTCTTTGATGTTTATGAAAGACAGCAAGCTTAAAAAAATGTTTGCGGTGATTGGTATTTTTGGTGGGTTGCTGGCAATTTTTATTCCAATCATGGATAAATATGCTTGGCCACATGTGACCTTGGTTTCTTTCTATTGGGGACATTTTGCGCTATTTGGAAATTCCTTATTGTACCTTTTAGAAACCAAAAAGAAACTTTCACTTAAAGAAATTATTGGCATCAATTTGCTTATTGATGTTTTCTTGGCACTGGTTAATGAACTAACAAATGGAAATTATGGTTTCCTAAGAGAAACACCACTTATTGCCGGTTGGTCATTTTTAGCTAGATTAGTTTGTGTCACTTTATTCTTCTGCTTGGTTACGTATGGCATTCAAAAACTTACGGATTATCTTCAAACAAGAGTAAGTGTTTAG
- a CDS encoding A/G-specific adenine glycosylase, with the protein MSFQAKEFQQLIHWYRSHHINYPWRLSKNPYPIWISEIMLQQTRIEAVLPKYERFMQELPSIHDLATVSDDHLMFLWEGLGYYSRARNLKKAAIQIEDKFQGIFPHKLEDIQSLAGIGDYTAGAIASFAFGLGVPAIDGNVLRVYSRHEGIYQNVLDPTMKSLVKEQLLPLYTKENSTDNGDFNQAIMELGEQVCLPKNPNCQNCPIFKKCFSFLQRKQNELPVRISKTKKKTENHSFLIFYTKDKILVHRRSADSLLANLYEPVNLNSFIKIDDFLKEYSLPVLSYTKLKNHKHIFSHRIWQIEAYAIEVSEEFPFLDYQWLEKKKSSLLAFSSAFDPYRLYFY; encoded by the coding sequence ATGTCCTTTCAAGCAAAAGAATTTCAACAATTAATCCACTGGTACCGAAGTCATCATATTAATTATCCATGGCGTCTATCTAAAAATCCTTATCCTATTTGGATTTCTGAGATTATGTTGCAACAAACACGGATTGAAGCCGTCTTGCCAAAATACGAACGTTTTATGCAAGAATTACCTAGCATTCATGATTTAGCGACTGTTTCAGATGACCATTTAATGTTCCTATGGGAAGGATTGGGTTATTATTCCAGAGCTCGTAATCTTAAAAAAGCGGCGATTCAAATTGAAGATAAATTTCAAGGTATCTTCCCTCATAAATTAGAAGATATTCAATCGCTGGCCGGTATTGGTGATTATACCGCCGGAGCGATTGCATCCTTTGCGTTTGGTTTAGGAGTACCAGCCATTGATGGTAATGTTCTACGAGTGTATAGTCGTCACGAAGGAATTTATCAAAATGTCTTAGATCCGACCATGAAGTCACTTGTTAAAGAACAGCTTTTACCTTTATACACAAAAGAAAATAGTACGGATAATGGTGATTTTAATCAAGCTATCATGGAACTTGGTGAACAAGTTTGTTTACCTAAAAATCCAAATTGTCAAAATTGTCCTATTTTTAAAAAGTGTTTTAGTTTCTTACAACGAAAACAAAATGAATTACCCGTCCGTATTTCTAAGACAAAAAAGAAAACGGAGAATCATAGTTTTTTAATTTTCTACACGAAAGATAAAATTTTAGTTCATAGACGTTCCGCTGATAGCTTATTAGCGAATTTATACGAACCGGTTAACTTAAATTCTTTTATAAAAATTGATGATTTCCTAAAGGAATATTCCCTTCCCGTTCTTTCCTACACTAAATTAAAAAATCATAAACATATCTTTTCCCATCGTATTTGGCAAATTGAAGCTTACGCAATTGAAGTGAGTGAAGAATTCCCTTTTCTTGATTATCAATGGCTAGAAAAAAAGAAGAGTTCGCTCTTGGCTTTCTCTTCTGCATTTGATCCTTATCGCTTGTATTTCTATTAG
- the udp gene encoding uridine phosphorylase gives MIDYTEGSGKQYHIGVGKGDVGRYVFLPGDPKRCEKIAKYFDRPIMVGDSREFITYTGYLNGVKVSVTSTGIGGPSASIAMEELVACGADTFIRVGTCGGMDINVKAGDIVVATGAIRMEGTSKEYAPIEYPAVADLDMVNALVEGAKRVDASYHTGVVECKDAFYGQHRPETLPNGQDLLRKWDAWLGMGCKASEMESAALFIVAGYLHVRCGTTLLVVANQERAKQGLPNPQVHDTDLAIRSAIEAVKYLIETDEDN, from the coding sequence ATGATTGATTATACAGAAGGATCAGGAAAACAGTATCATATTGGCGTTGGCAAAGGTGATGTTGGACGCTACGTTTTCTTGCCAGGTGATCCAAAGCGTTGTGAAAAAATTGCGAAGTATTTTGACCGACCAATCATGGTTGGTGATTCAAGAGAGTTCATCACTTATACGGGTTATCTAAACGGTGTAAAGGTTTCCGTTACTTCAACCGGAATTGGTGGTCCAAGTGCTTCTATTGCTATGGAAGAATTAGTGGCATGTGGAGCGGATACTTTTATCCGTGTTGGAACTTGTGGAGGTATGGATATTAATGTGAAAGCCGGTGACATTGTTGTAGCGACCGGTGCTATTAGAATGGAAGGAACCAGCAAAGAATATGCACCAATTGAATACCCTGCCGTAGCTGACTTAGATATGGTTAATGCTTTAGTTGAAGGTGCTAAGAGAGTGGATGCCTCCTATCATACAGGTGTTGTCGAATGCAAAGATGCTTTCTATGGTCAACATCGTCCAGAAACCTTGCCAAACGGTCAGGATTTATTAAGAAAGTGGGATGCTTGGTTAGGCATGGGCTGTAAAGCTTCGGAAATGGAATCCGCCGCTTTGTTTATCGTGGCCGGGTATTTGCATGTTCGTTGCGGGACAACGCTATTAGTTGTTGCCAACCAAGAAAGAGCGAAACAAGGCTTGCCAAATCCACAAGTGCATGACACAGATTTAGCCATTCGTTCCGCTATTGAAGCGGTTAAATACTTAATCGAAACAGACGAAGATAACTAA